A section of the Ferviditalea candida genome encodes:
- a CDS encoding U32 family peptidase yields the protein MKQSRSLLESLGYPSGDLYNLPDSNKRFPDGAQYRIELPSVEGPRALEATLNEIDKYGITVHRISQGSGIMLQTDDEIKEMCRMTAERGMELSLFVGPRGTWDISAQPFTSAGKSIALRHEGADQLVYAMEDLKRGADLGLRGALVADEGLLMMTKEMKKTGMLPPDFVVKVSVQLAAANPVSVKLMQDLGADTYNVPTALTLPKLAAIRQAIDIPIDLYVEVPDNFGGFIRYYEIPEIIRVLSPVYIKFGLKNHPDVYPSGKQWEATNISLCQERVHRAALGIQMIERYYPESVTSELGAAGLGVPKV from the coding sequence ATGAAACAATCCAGAAGCTTACTAGAATCGTTGGGCTATCCGTCAGGCGATCTGTATAATCTCCCTGATTCAAATAAACGTTTTCCCGACGGAGCGCAGTATCGGATCGAGCTTCCCAGTGTGGAAGGGCCGCGGGCTTTGGAAGCGACCTTGAATGAAATTGACAAGTACGGCATTACCGTGCACCGGATTTCCCAAGGAAGCGGGATCATGCTGCAGACGGACGATGAGATCAAGGAAATGTGCCGAATGACTGCCGAGAGGGGCATGGAGCTCAGCTTATTCGTCGGGCCTCGCGGCACATGGGATATCAGCGCGCAGCCGTTTACGTCGGCGGGGAAATCCATCGCGCTTAGGCATGAAGGCGCGGATCAGCTTGTCTACGCCATGGAGGACCTGAAAAGAGGAGCCGATCTGGGCCTGCGTGGAGCTCTAGTGGCGGACGAAGGGCTGCTGATGATGACCAAGGAAATGAAAAAGACGGGCATGCTGCCTCCCGATTTCGTGGTTAAAGTCTCTGTGCAGCTGGCGGCTGCAAATCCGGTATCCGTAAAGTTAATGCAGGACTTGGGAGCGGACACGTACAACGTTCCCACGGCTTTGACGCTGCCGAAGCTGGCCGCGATCCGGCAAGCGATCGACATACCGATTGATCTCTATGTAGAAGTGCCGGATAACTTCGGAGGTTTTATCCGCTATTATGAAATCCCGGAAATCATCAGAGTGTTGTCTCCGGTTTATATTAAATTCGGCCTCAAGAATCATCCCGACGTGTATCCTTCCGGGAAACAATGGGAAGCTACCAATATCAGCTTGTGTCAAGAGAGAGTCCATCGAGCCGCGCTGGGCATTCAAATGATCGAACGGTATTATCCGGAGTCTGTTACCTCCGAATTGGGCGCAGCCGGCCTCGGCGTTCCGAAAGTATAA